From Bacteroidota bacterium, a single genomic window includes:
- a CDS encoding cation:proton antiporter codes for MRYKNTLFYFLVTGASAAALYWILQRGEKLEHLAAKPGKDPDIVSSWSIFLDSLWANVTHPLAILLAQIVTIILFARLLGWVCKRIGQPTVIGEIAAGIMLGPSLVGRYLPNVSAELFPPESLGNLQFLSQIGLILFMFVVGMELDLKVLRNRAKDAVLVSHASIVIPFVLGVGLAYYLYEDHAPSGVLFSSFALFLGIAMSVTAFPVLARIVQERGLNKTKLGALVITCAAADDITAWCMLAAVIAIVKAGSFVSALYIIAMAVAYLALMVWVLRPFLKRVGELHTSNENLSKPIVAIFFLALLLSAFATEVIGIHALFGAFLAGTIMPDNLKFRTIFIEKVEDVALVLLLPLFFVFTGLRTQIGLIDDPEMWAMCGVIVAVAVVGKFAGSALAAKFVGQSWKESLSIGALMNTRGLMELVVLNIGYDLGVLKPEIFAMMVIMALATTFMTGPALNLINWAFKSVPEDGEVKSQQFRILLSFANPERGRTLLRLANALIKKQKEHAEVTALHLTLSNELHHYNIDEYEQQAFAPISEEGVLLDQAFAQKFKPSYDIDADIALAANEGKYDLLLVGVGQSIFEGSLLGKLLGFTTRIINPDLILNKVTGKEKLFENSPFDERMRFILARTEVPVGIVIDKGQVGTDHVLVPLLHQKDRHLLHYAEKLVRNGCTSVTVFDPEGLSKSKKEIREALKHIDKECPGKMTVIQGNAPSEEVLKAQNLMLIGLESWKRLLEQQSPWLNIAPSTLILRA; via the coding sequence ATGAGGTACAAAAATACCCTTTTCTACTTTCTCGTAACCGGGGCTTCCGCAGCAGCCCTGTATTGGATATTGCAGAGAGGGGAGAAGTTGGAGCACCTTGCAGCGAAGCCAGGTAAAGACCCCGACATTGTTTCGTCTTGGTCAATTTTTCTCGACAGCCTCTGGGCTAACGTCACCCATCCGCTAGCGATTTTGCTCGCGCAGATTGTGACGATCATTCTCTTTGCCCGGTTGTTGGGCTGGGTTTGCAAGCGTATCGGCCAACCTACCGTGATCGGCGAAATCGCCGCAGGTATCATGCTCGGGCCTTCCTTGGTAGGGCGGTATCTGCCAAATGTTTCCGCCGAATTGTTCCCGCCGGAATCGCTGGGCAATCTTCAGTTTTTGTCCCAGATTGGCCTGATCCTGTTCATGTTTGTTGTAGGGATGGAGCTGGACCTTAAGGTTTTGCGCAACCGTGCCAAAGACGCCGTTTTGGTAAGCCACGCCAGTATTGTCATTCCCTTTGTCTTGGGTGTCGGATTGGCTTATTACCTCTATGAGGATCATGCCCCTTCTGGAGTTCTCTTTTCATCCTTTGCCTTGTTTCTCGGAATTGCGATGAGCGTAACGGCTTTCCCTGTGCTTGCGCGCATCGTGCAGGAACGCGGACTGAACAAGACAAAACTCGGTGCACTTGTCATTACCTGCGCTGCCGCCGACGATATCACGGCTTGGTGCATGCTCGCTGCTGTAATCGCCATCGTGAAAGCAGGTTCATTCGTCAGCGCTTTGTACATCATCGCAATGGCGGTTGCATATCTCGCATTGATGGTGTGGGTGCTAAGGCCATTCTTGAAACGCGTCGGCGAATTGCATACCAGCAACGAAAACCTGAGCAAGCCCATCGTGGCCATTTTCTTTTTGGCATTGTTGCTCTCGGCATTTGCGACAGAAGTGATCGGAATCCATGCTTTGTTTGGCGCCTTCCTCGCCGGCACGATCATGCCCGACAACCTCAAGTTCCGCACCATTTTCATTGAAAAGGTGGAGGATGTCGCGCTTGTATTGCTCCTGCCGCTGTTTTTTGTCTTCACTGGACTGCGCACGCAAATCGGATTGATCGATGATCCAGAAATGTGGGCCATGTGTGGAGTTATTGTCGCAGTTGCCGTCGTTGGCAAATTTGCGGGCAGCGCCTTGGCTGCCAAATTTGTCGGGCAATCCTGGAAGGAAAGCCTTTCCATCGGTGCTTTGATGAACACCCGCGGCCTCATGGAACTTGTGGTCCTCAACATCGGCTACGATCTGGGCGTGCTCAAACCTGAAATCTTTGCGATGATGGTGATCATGGCCTTGGCCACCACCTTCATGACCGGTCCGGCATTGAATCTGATCAATTGGGCCTTTAAATCCGTTCCCGAAGACGGCGAAGTCAAGTCGCAACAATTCCGAATCTTGCTCTCTTTTGCCAATCCGGAGCGTGGTCGCACGCTGCTGCGCCTAGCAAATGCATTGATCAAGAAGCAAAAAGAACATGCCGAGGTGACAGCATTGCACCTGACCCTGAGCAATGAGCTCCATCATTACAACATCGACGAATATGAGCAACAAGCCTTTGCGCCGATATCGGAAGAGGGGGTTTTGCTTGATCAGGCATTCGCACAGAAGTTCAAGCCGTCTTACGACATCGATGCGGACATCGCTTTAGCGGCCAATGAAGGCAAATATGACCTTTTGCTCGTTGGAGTCGGCCAATCGATATTCGAAGGCAGTTTGCTGGGAAAATTGCTTGGATTTACCACGCGCATCATCAATCCTGACCTGATCTTGAACAAAGTGACGGGCAAGGAGAAATTGTTTGAAAATTCGCCATTTGATGAGCGGATGCGTTTCATTTTGGCCCGCACCGAGGTGCCTGTCGGTATTGTCATCGACAAAGGCCAAGTGGGAACAGACCATGTTTTGGTGCCTTTGTTGCATCAAAAAGACAGGCATTTGCTGCACTATGCTGAGAAATTGGTGCGCAACGGCTGCACCTCTGTCACGGTATTTGATCCCGAAGGGCTCTCCAAAAGCAAAAAGGAAATTCGGGAGGCATTGAAACACATCGACAAGGAATGCCCGGGGAAAATGACCGTGATCCAAGGAAATGCGCCTTCCGAAGAAGTGCTCAAGGCCCAAAACTTGATGCTGATCGGCTTGGAAAGCTGGAAGCGCTTGCTGGAACAACAAAGCCCTTGGCTCAACATTGCACCTTCTACCTTGATTTTGAGAGCCTGA
- a CDS encoding TonB-dependent receptor — MNWKAKIIWGLILACWIPLTAFAQKPVTCAISGQVLDSSNATPMPYASLSILQSAGDSLVGGGLTNEKGSFEIPNLRPGSYFVEISFIGFRKKRIGPIALTLQAPQKNLGRISLAPTDYQLADVQITDRQDLMLNNIDRKTYNVEKSLVSEGGAATDILRTLPSVEVDIDGNLSLRGSGNVTVLIDGKPSALTGAGRSAILAQIPANSIKSVEVITNPSARYDPDGMSGIINIITKKNKSAGLNGSLTLGIGNNQKYNSSLSLGYRTKKFNAYGTYSFRLEDRWGRGYSNSDTPADTASPIMLIDNIGNRQALDNMARLGIDFYLSDRTTLGLAGGWAGQDEDAFDISFFQEQTSTETPVSVYLRPNTGVESMSNFDGEINLQQKFKQQRRSLDARLAYSQGLNIEDNLFRTHYILNPSGSPTLEDDVQRNIQTDGIRLGTAQIDYVHPINDKNQVDAGAKATSRDIGNEFYSESLNHSLEQIFPDTFLNNNFLYKERIFAAYGIWGHSFSLKFASQVGLRAEQALTRSELVTTQDTFTNNYFKLFPNAYLSYKPKTGSEFRLSYSRRINRPTTDQLNPFTDFSNPKRQRVGNPELLPETIDAFELSYSKKFDKGSLGGTGYFRYITNGHTRYFTPTSPTSDSVIITFVNLLDGQSYGLELIAQLKPAKWMDLMASANFFRTVTDASNLEADLTVSNVGLTSNLNATVYFSKNTNLQVTANYSTPRVGPQGVFAALFSSDVAVKQNILKGKGSVNFRVSDIFNTRRFLILTDTELITGENRRKRESRIAYFTFSYRFGTGDATPKRKRQEERQGGEFDF; from the coding sequence ATGAATTGGAAAGCGAAGATCATTTGGGGGTTGATTCTGGCATGTTGGATACCGCTCACTGCCTTTGCGCAAAAGCCAGTCACTTGTGCGATTTCGGGTCAAGTGCTCGACAGTAGCAACGCCACACCCATGCCTTATGCCTCTTTGAGCATCTTGCAATCAGCAGGCGACAGTTTGGTCGGTGGTGGGCTGACCAACGAAAAAGGCAGTTTTGAAATCCCCAATCTTCGTCCGGGAAGCTACTTCGTCGAAATCAGCTTCATCGGCTTTCGTAAAAAACGGATCGGCCCGATCGCGCTGACCCTGCAGGCACCCCAAAAAAACCTCGGCCGCATCAGCCTTGCACCCACCGACTACCAACTCGCTGATGTGCAAATCACCGACCGCCAAGACCTGATGCTCAACAACATCGACCGCAAGACCTACAATGTCGAGAAGAGTCTTGTTTCGGAAGGCGGGGCAGCGACGGACATCCTGCGCACGCTCCCTTCGGTAGAGGTCGACATCGATGGCAACCTGAGCCTGCGTGGCAGTGGCAATGTCACGGTGTTGATCGACGGCAAGCCTTCTGCCTTGACGGGTGCCGGCAGGTCCGCTATTTTGGCGCAAATCCCAGCGAATTCGATCAAATCCGTGGAGGTGATTACCAATCCCTCCGCGCGGTATGATCCCGACGGCATGTCGGGCATCATCAACATCATCACCAAAAAGAACAAATCCGCCGGGCTGAATGGGAGCCTGACACTTGGAATTGGCAACAACCAGAAATACAATTCGAGTTTGAGCCTCGGGTACCGCACCAAAAAATTCAATGCCTACGGCACTTACAGCTTCCGGCTCGAGGACCGTTGGGGCCGCGGCTACAGCAACAGCGACACGCCCGCCGATACAGCATCCCCCATCATGCTGATCGACAACATCGGCAATCGGCAAGCCTTGGACAATATGGCGCGATTAGGGATCGACTTTTACCTCAGCGATCGCACAACGCTGGGCTTGGCAGGCGGATGGGCTGGACAAGATGAAGACGCATTCGATATTTCATTTTTTCAGGAGCAAACCAGCACTGAAACGCCGGTGAGCGTGTATTTGCGGCCAAATACTGGCGTTGAATCCATGTCCAACTTCGACGGCGAAATCAATTTGCAACAAAAATTCAAACAGCAGCGGCGTAGCCTCGACGCACGCTTGGCTTATTCGCAGGGATTGAACATTGAAGACAACCTCTTTCGCACCCATTATATCCTGAATCCATCTGGAAGCCCAACACTCGAAGATGACGTGCAGCGCAACATCCAAACGGACGGCATCAGGCTGGGAACGGCCCAAATCGACTACGTACATCCCATCAACGACAAAAATCAGGTTGACGCCGGCGCCAAGGCAACGAGCCGCGACATTGGCAATGAATTCTACTCCGAATCCCTGAACCACAGCCTGGAACAAATTTTCCCAGACACCTTTCTCAACAATAACTTCCTTTACAAGGAGCGGATTTTCGCCGCCTACGGCATCTGGGGGCATTCTTTCAGCCTAAAATTTGCCTCGCAGGTGGGCCTGCGCGCCGAGCAAGCGCTCACGCGTTCGGAACTCGTGACGACACAGGACACCTTCACCAACAATTATTTCAAGCTCTTTCCGAATGCCTATTTGAGCTACAAACCCAAAACCGGCTCCGAATTCAGGCTGAGCTACAGTCGCCGCATCAACCGCCCGACGACCGACCAACTCAACCCGTTCACCGACTTCAGCAACCCAAAGCGACAGCGTGTCGGCAATCCCGAATTGCTGCCCGAGACGATCGACGCCTTCGAATTGAGCTACAGCAAAAAATTTGACAAGGGCAGTTTGGGCGGCACGGGCTACTTCCGCTACATCACCAACGGCCACACCCGCTACTTCACCCCCACTAGCCCGACGAGCGACTCGGTGATCATCACGTTTGTGAACCTGCTCGACGGCCAAAGCTATGGCCTCGAGTTGATCGCGCAGTTGAAACCTGCCAAATGGATGGATTTGATGGCAAGCGCCAACTTTTTCCGCACGGTCACCGATGCCTCCAACCTCGAAGCGGACTTGACCGTGAGCAATGTCGGCTTGACGAGCAACCTGAACGCCACCGTCTACTTTAGCAAAAACACCAATCTTCAAGTGACCGCGAATTACAGCACGCCGCGTGTCGGCCCGCAAGGCGTTTTTGCTGCGCTTTTTTCCAGCGATGTTGCCGTCAAACAGAATATTCTGAAAGGCAAGGGTTCGGTCAACTTCCGGGTGAGTGACATTTTCAACACGCGCAGGTTCCTGATTCTTACCGATACCGAATTGATCACGGGCGAAAACCGGCGCAAACGCGAATCGCGGATTGCATATTTCACATTCAGCTACCGCTTTGGCACTGGAGATGCAACACCCAAACGAAAACGTCAAGAAGAGCGTCAAGGCGGCGAATTTGATTTTTGA
- a CDS encoding N(4)-(beta-N-acetylglucosaminyl)-L-asparaginase, producing the protein MYSRKNFIKMSMLGLGVVAAGCSPAQANEESESKESKLPVFDRDKAPIVLSTWDHGMAANAGAWPILESGGAALDAVEKGVMVTESDPTNRSVGLAGLPDRDGFTTLDACIMDHESRCGSVAFLQNIEHPIAVARMVMEETPHVMLVGEGAYEFAISKGFTHKEFLDEKSKAEVAAAYAKWLETSQYQPIINRENHDTIGLIAMDAQGNLSGACTTSGMAYKLHGRVGDSPIIGAGLFVDNEVGAATATGVGEAVIRIAGSHTVVELMRQGYTPQEACKQAVERIIKKHKDLKNLQVGFLALNKAGEFGGYSVYEGFNFALRTKSRNEMVKTAFDRKW; encoded by the coding sequence ATGTATTCAAGGAAGAATTTCATCAAAATGTCCATGCTCGGTTTGGGCGTGGTTGCCGCTGGATGTTCGCCGGCGCAGGCCAACGAGGAATCTGAGTCCAAAGAATCCAAACTTCCGGTATTCGATCGCGACAAGGCGCCGATTGTGCTGTCGACCTGGGACCATGGGATGGCTGCAAATGCGGGTGCTTGGCCCATTTTGGAATCCGGCGGCGCAGCCTTGGACGCCGTCGAAAAAGGCGTGATGGTGACCGAATCGGATCCCACGAACCGCAGTGTCGGTTTGGCGGGCTTGCCCGACCGGGATGGGTTTACGACCCTGGATGCTTGCATCATGGACCACGAAAGCCGATGCGGTAGCGTGGCCTTTTTGCAGAATATCGAGCATCCGATTGCGGTGGCGCGGATGGTCATGGAGGAAACGCCGCACGTGATGCTCGTGGGTGAGGGCGCCTACGAATTCGCGATTTCAAAAGGGTTCACCCACAAGGAATTCCTCGACGAAAAAAGCAAGGCCGAGGTGGCTGCGGCTTATGCCAAATGGCTGGAAACTTCGCAATACCAGCCGATCATCAACCGCGAGAACCATGACACCATCGGCTTGATCGCGATGGATGCCCAGGGAAATCTGAGCGGTGCCTGCACGACTAGCGGCATGGCCTACAAGCTCCACGGGCGCGTGGGCGACTCCCCGATCATCGGCGCAGGCCTGTTTGTGGACAATGAAGTCGGCGCAGCTACCGCCACAGGCGTCGGCGAAGCCGTCATCCGCATCGCAGGCAGCCATACCGTCGTCGAATTGATGCGCCAAGGCTACACCCCGCAAGAAGCCTGCAAACAAGCCGTCGAACGCATCATCAAGAAGCACAAGGATTTGAAAAACCTCCAAGTCGGTTTCCTCGCCCTCAACAAAGCCGGCGAATTTGGCGGCTATTCGGTGTATGAAGGCTTCAACTTCGCCCTCCGCACCAAATCCCGCAACGAAATGGTCAAGACAGCCTTCGACCGGAAGTGGTGA